In Planctomonas sp. JC2975, the genomic stretch CTTGACCTCATCGACGTCGCTCTGTCGAATGCGGCCCGCCATGGGCTCGATTCTAGTTCGGCGGCACGGCGCTCATCGGCGACTGTGCACTGGCGCGCTTCGCCCTTCGACTCGCTTCGCCCGCCAGGGAACTCGGAGATGCTACGAGTGGGCCAGGCGCTCGAACCACGCGATCGCGGACTGGTCCGTGAGGCTCGCGACCTGATCGACGACCACGCGCCTGCGCGCGGCATCATCGGTCGCCAGGCGCCAGTCCTCGGCGAATCCCGGGTCGAGGTTCGCGTCTTCCGTGCGCAGCAGGGCGTCCGCAAGCTCGGCGAGCATGGTGCGCTGCCTGGCGTAAATGGGCTGCCTCGTGTTGCGCGACATCACGAAGGTGGCGACGATCCCCTTCAGGACGGCGATCTCGGCCTGGATCTCCCTCGGCACGACCACGTCTGCACCGAAGCGGATGAGGCTGCCCTGCTGGTACGCGTCTCTGGTGGCTCGTGCCGACGTCACGGCGAAGCGCCCGATCAGCTGGCTGGTCAGGTTCTTCAGGCGGGCTTGCGCACGACGCGAGCCGTCCCAGTCATCGAGCCAGACATCCAGTCGATCCAGCCGGTCGAAGGCGGCGATGAGCTCGTCGTGGCCGACCTCGCCGCCGATCCACTCGTACATCGACGACACAAGGGCATCGTGATCGACTCGTGCGCCGAGTGCCGCGACGTCGATGTAGCCGTTCACGACGGCATCCTCGAAGTCGTGAACGGAGTACGCGATGTCGTCAGAGAGGTCCATGACCTGCGCCTCGATGCACCGCACCCGATCCGGGGCGCCTTGGCGCAGCCAGTGGAACGCCGGCTCGTCGTCGGCGTAGAAGCCGAACTTGGCGCGACCGCTCGGGTCGGCGACAGAGGACGATGCCGGCCACGGGTACTTGCAGCTGGCGTCGAGGCTCGCACGGGTGAGGTTGAGCCCGTACGGATGCCCGTCCGCACCGAAGACCTTCGGCTCCAGTCGGGTCAGCAGTCGCAGCGTCTGCGCGTTGCCCTCGAATCCCCCGACGTCGCTCGCCCACTCCGAAAGAGCACGCTCGCCGTTGTGACCGAAGGGCGGATGCCCGATGTCGTGCGCCAAGCACGCTGTGTCGACCACGTCGGGATCCAGTCCGAGACTGGAGGCCAGCTCGCGGCCGACCTGTGCCACCTCGAGGGAGTGCGTGAGCCTGTTGCGGGCGAAGTCCAGACCGGCCGTGGGGCTGAGAACCTGGGTCTTCGCCGCGAGCCGTCGCAACGCGCTGGAGTGCAGCAGACGAGCCCTGTCGCGCGCGAAGTCGCTGCGGCGGGTCGAGTGTTCCTCGGGCAGCCAACGCTCTCGATCGAAGGCCGTGTAGCCGGCCTGTTCGGCCGAGTAGTTGTGGTGAGCAGGAGAATCGGGCTGCGCCGAATGGTTCGACCGTCGCGAAGAATCGGGATGCTCCGGGGACAGCCCGGAATTCGGAGTGGTGCCGAATTCACCCGCCACTCGTGTTCACCTCTGCCTCTGCCAGCTCGGCGTGCTGGTCGGCCGCGATGCTGCGGGACTCGAGCCAGCGATCGGGAAGTGCGGGGTTCTTGGGCGTGCCGGCGCGGCCTCGCGGGCCCTCGGCATCCTCACCCGGGTAGGCGATCGACGGATCCAGCGTGCCGAGCAGATCGTCCAACTGCTGCAGCGACTGGACGGTGGCCAGCTTGGCGCGCAACTCTCCGCCGACCGGATACCCCTTGAAGTACCACGCGACGTGCTTGCGGATGTCGCGGCATCCGCGCTCTTCGCTCTCGAAGAACTCGACGAGCAGCTCGGCGTGACGGCGGAACGCCGCCGCGACCTGGCCGAGCGACGGATGCGCTGTCGCGGCGGCCGCCTCGGCCTCGGTGATCTCGCCGGCACGGGCGCGGAAGGCGGCGGACAGGTCGCCGAAGAGCCATGGCCTGCCGAGGCATCCACGGCCGACGACGACGCCGTCGCATCCGGTCTGCTCGACCATGCGGATGGCGTCCTGCCCGGTCCAGATGTCGCCGTTGCCCAGCACCGGAACGCTCGTCACGGTCTCTTTGAGCTTGGCGATGGCGGACCAGTCCGCGTGGCCGGAGTAGAACTCCGAGGCCGTGCGCGCGTGAAGCGCGATGGATGCGACGCCCGCATCCTCGGCGATGCGGCCGGCCTCCAGATAGGTCAGGTGGTCGGAGTCGATGCCCTTGCGCATCTTGATCGTCAGCGGCAGGTCCCCCGCGGCCTGGACGGCGTTCCTGACGATGTCGCGGAACAGGTCGAGCTTCCACGGCAACGCCGCGCCGCCGCCCTTGCGCGTGACCTTGGGAACCGGGCAGCCGAAGTTGAGGTCGATGTGATCGGCCCTGTCTTCTGCGACGAGCATCGTGACGGCCTCGCGCACGGTCTTCGGGTCGACGCCGTAGAGTTGGATGGACCGCGGCGTCTCGCTCTCGTGGTGCCGGATCAGCCGCATGGACTCCGGGGTACGCTCGACCAGTGCCCGGGAGGTGATCATCTCGCTCACGTAGAGCCCGGCACCGAACTCGCGGCAGAGCCTGCGGAACGCCGTGTTCGTGATCCCCGCCATGGGCGCCAGCACCACGGGTGCGTCGAGGCGCAGCGGGCCGATGGCCAGCTGTCCTGCCGTGAGGGGTTCAGCGCTTAGTGTTGCGGAGGGAGACATCGCTCACGATTCTCCCAGATGGCGCCTGAAAGAACAGGAGCCCCGGGGAACCGCCACCGCAGGAGGGACGAGGAGCATGGCCCAGGGACGCGAACGAGTGCTGGAGGATGCTGCGGCACGCGGCGTCGTGGTGCGGATCGTCGAGCGCCCCAAGGCGAACTCGCTGCACGAGGCAGCCACGCTCCTCGGCCTCGAGCCGTCCGGCATCGTGAAGACGCTCGTCGTCAAGCGTCACGACGGCGACTTCCTCTTCGCGCTGGTACCAGGCGGTCGCAAGATCTCGTGGGCGAAGCTGCGCACCCTTGTCGGCGTGAACAAGCTGTCGTTGCCGGACGCGTCCCTCGCGCTGGACGCCACCGGATACGAACGCGGAACGATCACGCCGTTCGGATCCACAACGGCCTGGCCGGTGTTCGCGGACTCGGAGGTGGCCGGACGCATGGTCGCCATGGGCGCGGGCGAGCACGGCTACAGCGCTTTCGTCGACGGCGATGCGCTGATAGCCGCGTTCGGTGCGACGGTGGCGGACATCACCGATCCGGAGTAGCGGCTCTTTCGGGAGTCGAGCAGCTCAACCTCCGATGCGTCGGATGCACCAACGCGTCGGATCAACCGGCGGCGGACGCCTCTTCTTCGGGCGCCTGGGCCCAGGGCACGGCGCACACGTCGCCGTCGCAAACGACGGCATTCGGGTCGCCGAGCGGCTTCAACCCGCTCATGCTCCGGCCACGACCGAGTCGTCAGCAGCAGCATCCGCTTCGGAGCCCCGTTCGTCCCACACCTGCTCGAGGACCTGTGCGAACGTCGTCGCCTCCTGTGCGCCGGAGACGCCGTACTTGCCGTCGATCACGAAGAACGGAACTCCGTTGATGCCGTACTCCTGAGCGTTCGCCTGATCCTCGCGGACTGCCGAGAGGAACTCGTCGCGCTCGAGCGCTCCACGCGCCTCCTCGCGGTCGAGTCCGATCTCTGCTGCGTAGTCGGCGAGGTCGTCGATGCGTCCGACGTGGCCGCCCTCGGTGAAGTACGCCTTCAGCAGGCGTTCCTTCATCTCGATCTGCTTGCCGTGCGCCTTCGCATAGTGGATCAGTTGGTGGGCCTTGACGGTGTTCGTGTGCTGCATGGCAGGAAAGTCGTAGTCCAGGCCGACCTGCTGGGCGATGCCGCTCACGCGCTCGAGCATCTGCCCGGCCTGCTCGGGGCTGATGCCCTTGTGCTGCGCAAGGTAGTCGGCCTCGTTGCCCTCGAAGTCGACGGGGGTGTCCGGCGAGAGTTCGAACGAGTGATACTCCACCTCGACGCTGCGGCCCTCGCCGGATCCGGCGAAGAGTCCGGCCCCCGCCTCGAACTTGCGCTTGCCGATGTAGCACCACGGGCAGGCCACGTCGGACCAGATGTCAATCTTGATGGGATCACTCACGAAGGGTCCAACCGCGCGCGGTGACGGCCTATTCCGTTGATAGCATCCAGTGGTGCTCGGTCCGGACGATCCGCTGCCCGCCGTGCGCCGCGTGCTGGTCGCCGGTGTGACCGGATCGGGAAAGACCACTCTGGCCCGCCGTCTGGGCGCCGAATGGCGGCTTCGGCACATCGAGATCGACGCGCTGTTCCATGGCCCGCAGTGGACGCCACGGCCAGAATTCCTCGACGACGTCCGTGAGTTCGCCGCCGAGGAACGCTGGATCACCGAGTGGCAGTACTGGAGTCAGGGCACCGATGCCCTCCTCGCACCACGAGCGGATCTGGTCGTCTGGCTCGACTATCCGTACCGAGTGGTCCGATCTCGACTCATCCGGAGAACGTTGCGCCGGAGCATCTTGCGGACCGAACTGTGGAACGGCAACGTCGAACCGCCCATCTGGAAGTGGTTCTCGAAGCCGGAAGACGAGGACATCCTGCGCTGGCAGACCGCGACGCTCCAGAAGTGGCGCGAGCGGATGCCGGACATCGAGCGTCTCTACCCGCATCTGATGATCGTGCGGTTGCGTCATCCGCGGGAGACGAAGCGGTGGCTCCATACTCATCGATCCGATGATTCCCTGATTGCGAAGCCATCGACGCCGGAATCCGGGCGTCTCCACTGATGAAACATCCGATGAATGAGCTAGCGTGGAATGCAGACGCCGCCGCCCATCGAACGCGACGCCCGACCGCCATGGAGGATTCAGCTCGATGTCCGATTCCACTCTCGACTGGTTCGTCCACGACCGGTTCGGTCTCTTCGTGCACTGGGGACTGTATTCGCTCGGCGCACGCCACGAGTGGCTGATGAACAGGGAGCGCATCCAGGTCGCGGACTACGAGAAGTACGCCCGCCACTTCGAGCCGGACCTCTACGACCCGGCACAGTGGGCTGCGCAGGCGAAGCAGGCGGGAATGAAGTACGTCGTTCTCACGACCAAGCATCACGAGGGCTTCTGCCTCTGGGACTCCAAGCTCACCGACTACACCGTGATGAACACGCCGTACGGCAAGGACGCCGTTCGCGAGTACGTCGAAGCCATTCGCTCCGCCGGCCTCAAGGTCGGCTTTTACCACTCTCTGATCGACTGGCACCACCCGGACTTCCCGATCGACGGCCACCATCCCCGTCGTGACGACCCCAACGCGGTGGCGCAGAACGAGCACCGTGACATCGCGCGCTATCGCGAGTACCTGCACGGCCAGGTACGCGAGCTTCTCACGGAGTACGGGCAGATCGACTATCTCTTCTTCGACTTCTCGTACGAGCACAGCGACCACGACGAGATCTGGGGTGGAAAGGGCGCCGCCGCCTGGCGATCGGAGGAACTGCTCGCACTGGTGCGTGAGCTCCAGCCCGGCATCCTCGTGAACGATCGACTCGGCATTCCAGGCGACTTCGTGACCCCCGAGCAGTACCAGCCCACCGCTCCGATGGAGGTCGACGGGGTGCGCGTTCCCTGGGAGGCCTGCCAGACGATCAACGGCAGCTGGGGCTACTACCGGGACAACCACAACGACAAGTCCGCCGACATGCTCGTTCGAATGCTCATCGACGGCGTCTCCAAGAACGGCAACCTGCTTCTGAACGTGGGCCCGACGGGTCGCGGAGACCTGGACCCGACGGCGTCGGCGACGCTGGAGGGTATCGGCACGTGGATGCGACGCCACTCGCGGTCCATCTACGGCGCGGGGCCGAGCGACTTCACTCCTCCTGCGGATGTCCGCTACACCCAGCGCGGCGACCGGCTCTACGCCCACCTCTTCGCGTGGCCGTTCGAGAACCTGCACCTGCCAGGCCTCGCGGGCAAGGTCGAGTACGCCCAGCTGTTGAACGACGCGTCAGAGCTCGGCATGAGGGTGATCGATCCATCGCTCCGAGCGCAGAACACGGGCATCGGCGGTCAGCCGGAGGGAACCCTGACCATCACGCTGCCGGTGATGCGACCAGCCGTGATCGTGCCCGTCGTCGAGCTCTTCCTCCGCGACTGACGCAAAGACGGGCCCGAACTCGGACCCGGATCAGACGTCATCGTCCCCTGGCGCGTCCACCGCACCGCCGAAGCGACGGTTGCGGGACGCGTACAAAGTGATCGCCCGCCACAGATCCGTGCGGGAGAAGTCCGGCCACAGGGTGTCGAGGAACACCATCTCCGCGTAGGCGCTCTGCCAGAGCATGAAATTGCTGGTGCGCTGCTCCCCGGAACTGCGCACGAAGAGATCCACGTCGGGAAGGTCCGGCAGGTAGAGGTGCCGCTGGATGGTCTTCTCCGTGACGGCCGACGGCCGCAGCCTGCCGGCCGCCACCTCCGCGGCGATGTCCCGCACGGCATCCGCCAGCTCGTTGCGTCCTCCGTAGTTGACGCACATCGTCAGCGTGAGCACGTCGTTGCCGGCCGTAAGTCGTTCCGCGAACTGCAGCTCCTTGATGACGGATGTCCACAGCCGGGGCTTCCGACCTGCCCACCTGACGCGCACCCCCCATTCGTTCAACTGGTCACGTCTGCGGTGCAGCACGTCTCTGTTGAACCCCATGAGGAATCGCACCTCATCGGGCGATCGCCGCCAATTCTCGGTGGAGAACGCGTACACGCTGAGGTGCTTCACGCCGATCTGGATCGCTCCTGCGACCACATCGAGCAGCACGGCCTCCCCCGCCTTGTGCCCCTCGATGCGCGTCAGCCCCTGACGGTTGGCCCAGCGGCCGTTCCCGTCCATGACGAGTGCGACGTGGCCCGGCACGGCGGATGACGGCAGCTCGGGCGGGTAGATCCCCGTCCAGTCGACGGGACGATACTCGACGGCGTCCTTGTGCGTGTACGGCTTCGGGGTCATGCACTGGCTCCGGTCTGCTGGGAAGATTCGCGCGACACGTACGGCAGGGACCGCAGGCCTCGCTCGAGGTGCCACTGGGTGTAGGCGGCGACGATGCCACTCGCCTTGTCGCGGGTGGCGGCATCCGTGGCCTCCGCTGCCGCCCAGTCTCCACGTAGGAGCGCGGAGAGCAGTTCGATCACCTCGCGTCCGACACGTGGCGCGCCGGGCGGCGCACAATCGGCGCACACGACTCCGCCGAGCTGCACGACGATGGCGGAGTGCTCGCCGACCGTCCCGCACCGCGAGCAGGTGTCGAAGCTGGGCGCCCATCCTGCGATGGACAGCGCGCGCAGCAGGTACGAGTCGAGGGTGAGGGATGCCTCGTGCTCGTTCCGTGACAACGATCGCAGCGCGCCGATCAACAGCAGATATTGCTGAGGGGATCCCTCGGCCTCCGTGAGCCTGTCTGCAGTCTCGACCATGGCGTTGGCGGACGTGAAGCTCGCGTAGTCCATCGCGATCGGCGCCCCGTAGGCGCCAAGGGATTCCGCCTGCGTCACGATGTCGAGGCTGCGACCCTCGTACAGCTGCACGTCTGCCACCATGAACGGTTCCAGCCGTGCGCCGAACTTCGAGGCGGTGCGCCGTACGCCTTTCGCGACGGCACGCACCTTGCCGTGTCCACGGGTCAGCAGCGTGACGATCCGGTCGGCTTCGCCCAGCTTGTGGGTGCGCAGCACGACGGCTTCATCACGGTAAACGGGCACCCGTCGATTATCCCGCGTGCACCCGACGTCCCGTGTCCGGCCGTCCGGACGGATCCGTTCCCGCGCCTCACGGGACGCAGCATCCCGCGTGGTAGAAACTGAGCCATGACCTCGACGTTCAGTCTCCCGCTGTGGGCGGAGCTCGTCGCGGTCGCCGTCGGCAGTGTGCAGGGGGCGGCCTATGCATCCGGATTCCGCGACCGTCGCATCGACCTGCTCGGCGTCGCCATCATCGGGGCCGTCACGGGACTCGGCGGTGGCGCGCTCCGCGACATCCTGCTCGCCACCGGGCTGGTGGCGCTGCAGACCAACTGGTACCTGCCGGTCGCGGTGCTCTCCGCCCTGGCCGGGATGCTCCTGGCACGACTGTTCCACCGCATCGACTGGACGATCACCATCCTCGACGCACTCACGATCGGACTCTTCGGCGCGATCGGCGCCACCAAGGCGCTCTCGATGGGGCTGCCGGGCGTGCCCGCCGTCTTCGTGGGCGTGGTCTCCGCTGTCGGTGGGTCGATCTTGCGCGACATCCTGCTCGGCACGCCGATCGGCGTCATGCACGTCGGATCTCTCTACGCTGTGGCCGCGGGAGCCGGGACCACCGTACTCGTCGTCGGCGTCGAGCTCGGCCTTCCGATCGCACCCGCGTCGATCGCCTGCACCGTCGTCACGATGGCCGTGCGACTGCTCGCAGTGCGGTTCGGATGGAGCCTGCCGGAGCAGCGCACGCTCTCCCTTCGGCGGCCGCGCATCAGCTTCGCACGTCTCGGCCGCAGAGGGCCGGATGCCCGCACCGCTTCCCCGCGCACTGGCAGCATCCCCACCTACCGCGAGGTGAAGCGCACGGACGACACCGAGCCCCCCGAGTCGGGTCCCGCCCCGTTCTGATCTCGCCGTTCGGGCGGATACCTTCTGTCCGCGCTGTTACGAAAGGTCAGTCCGACACGATCCACGTCGACAGGATCCAACTCGACAGGACTCAGGTGGCGTCCCAGAGAGCGCGGTAGAACGCGATTCGCTCCGCGTCGGGACGCACGCCGTACGACTCGTAGTACAGGTCCGTGTAGCCGGGGCCGTAGTTCCACTCGGTGCTCCAAGCGCCGATCGCGATGTCCGCCCAGCGATCCGCGACGCCGAGACGCCCCAGGTCGACGTAGCCGGCCACCGTGCCGTCGTCGGCCAGTAACGTGTTCGGGGCACAGGCATCCGCGTGGCACACGACGAGCCGGTCGATGGACGGCGCGGGTCCCAGCACGTCGAGCGCGGCGACGCGCTCCGCGATGCCTTCGGATCTGCTGCGCGCGATGCGGTCGGAGACGGACCACGAGTACGGGCATCCCTCGACAGGAACCGCGTCGTGGAACGCGCGGAGACCACTGCCCAGCGCACGCACCGCGCGCTCCGGATCTGCTCGCCAGCGCTCGGTCACGGCGTTCGCTCCGGAAAGCCCTCGCGTCACGAGCACCTCGCCGTCATCGTCGACGCGAAAATCGAGGACGATCGGCACCCGGACGAATGTGGCCGCCCAGGCAAGGCGCTCGGCCTCCGCCTCGAGATCGAGCTCACTGTTCGGAGGCGCCCACTTGGCGAAGACGATGTCGTCGCCAACGCGCGCCCGCACCGTGACGCCGCCCACCTCGTTGACCCACGTGACCTCATCGATGTCGTCCCCGAACCGCCTCGTGAGCGGTTCGGGGACGGCGAACGACGCGTCAGGCGTGCCGGAGAACGCGCGCACGTCGTGCGACCCCGCAGGCGTCCCCGAGTCCGGGACGACGTCGGCGGGAACCGATTCCCCCGTCATTCAGACGGAAGCGAGCTGGCGGGAGCCGACACCGCCGACGCGCACGGCGCGATTGACGGCAGACACGATGGCCTTCAGTGATGCCGCGACCGTGTCGGCGTCGATCCCGACGCCCCACAGCCGCTGGTCTCCGACCTGCAGCTCGACGTACGACGCGGCCTGGGCGTCGCCGCCCTCCGACATCGTGTGCTCGACGTAGTCGTAAAGGGACACGTCGATGCCACGGTCAGCGAGCAGCGTGAGGAACGCATTGATCGGACCGTTGCCACCGGCCTCTGCCCACTGCACGCCGTCGCCGTCGCGGAGCTGGACGCGCAGGTTGACCGTGCCGTCCGCATCCTTCGTGGTCGCAGTGGACTGCACCTCGAAGCGGCCCCACTTCTCGGTCTGCTCGACGTTCGGCAGGTACTCGTCGGTGAAGATCGCCCAGAGCGCATCGCTCGTGACCTCGCCGCCCTCGGCATCCGTCTTCGCCTGCACCACACCGGAGAACTCGATCTGCAGCTTGCGAGGCAGGTCGAGCGAGTGGTCGGTCTTCAGCAGGTAGGCGACGCCGCCCTTGCCGGACTGGGAGTTGACGCGGATGACCGCCTCGTAGCTCCGGCCGAGATCCTTGGGGTCGACGGGCAGGTACGGAACGGCCCACACGATCTCGTCGATCTCCGCCCCCTCGTCGCTCGCCCGCGCCGCCATGGCCTCGAAGCCCTTCTTGATGGCGTCCTGGTGGGATCCGCTGAATGCCGTGAACACGAGATCCCCGGCCCACGGGTGACGCTCGTTCACAGGCAACTGGTTGCAGTACTCGACGGTGCGCTTGATGCCGTCGATGTCGCTGAAGTCGATCTGCGGGTCGATGCCCTGCGTGAACAGGTTGACACCGAGCGCGACGATGTCGACGTTGCCGGTGCGCTCTCCGTTGCCGAACAGGCATCCCTCGATGCGGTCGGCACCCGCCATGTAACCGAGCTCCGCGGCGGCGATCGCGGTGCCGCGGTCGTTGTGTGGGTGCAGGGACAGGATGACGTTCTCGCGGTGGTTCAGGTGGCGGGACATCCACTCGATTGAGTCGGCGTACACGTTCGGGGTGGCCATCTCGACTGTTGCCGGCAGATTGATGATGACGTTGCGCTCGGGCGTCGGAGCGAAGATCTCGAGCACCTGGTTGCAGATGTCGGCCGCGAACTCCAGCTCGGTTCCCGTGTAGCTCTCCGGCGAGTACTCGTAGTAGACCGTCGTGCCGGGAACGCTGGATTCCATCTCGACGCACTTGCGAGCGCCGTGCAGCGCGATGTCGACGATGCCCTGCTGGTCGGTGCGGAACACCACTTCACGCTGCAGAACGCTCGTGGAGTTGTAGAGGTGCACGATCGCCTGCTTGGAGCCCTTGATGGCCTCGTAGGTGCGCTCGATGAGGTGGTCCCTCGCCTGCGTCAGTACCTGGATGGTGACGTCGTCGGGAATGGCGCCCGTCTCGATCAGGCTGCGGACGAAGTCGAAATCGGTCTGGCTAGCGCTCGGGAAGCCGACCTCGATCTCCTTGTAGCCCATGCGCACGAGCAGATCGAACATGATGCGCTTGCGCTCGGGGCTCATCGGATCGATCAACGCCTGGTTGCCGTCGCGCAGGTCGACGGCGCACCAGCGCGGCGCCTTGGAGATGCGGGCGTCTGGCCACGTGCGGTCCGGCAGGTCGACGCGGATCTGCTCGTGGAACGGTCGGTACCGGTGGATCGGCATCGACGACGGCTGCTGGGTGTTCTTCATGGTCTTCTCTACTTCTCGTTCTCGCGATGGGTTGTCAGCCGACGACGAACTCCGCGACGAGGAAGGCCGAGAGAACTAGGCCTCGTCGCGGCAGCTAAGAAGGAGCAGGCCGGAGCGCACGTCGTTCAGACTACACCCGGCGACGTGTGCACTTGCCTGCGCCGTGGAGCCCCGAGGTCACGCCTTGGCCACGAAACGCTGCCGGATGCTGCCCAGTCCCTCGATCTCGCTGGTCACGGTCTGCCCGGCCTCGAGGTAGACCCTGGGGTTGCGGCCGAGGCCGACGCCATCCGGCGTACCCGTGAAGATCACGTCGCCAGGGAGCAGTTCGACCAGCGCGGACAGACGAGCGACGAGCGTGGGAATGGGGAAGATCATGTGCCTGGTCCGGCCGTTCTGCAGCACCTCTGTCGTGCCGTCCGCACGCGTCAGGGTGCAGCCGATGGCCAGGTCGGAGCGGTCGGATCCCTGCGCCAGCTCGTCGAGGGTGACCACGGCCGGCCCGATGGGAGCGAAGTTCTTCAGGGACTTGCCGATCGAGAACTGCGAGGGGTCGCCCCAGAACTGCACGGTGCGGTCGCTGATGTCCTGTCCGATCGTGAGGCCGGCGATGTGGTCCCAGGCGTCCGACTCGGCGATGTCGCGGCCGCCCTTGCCGATCACGGCCACCAGCTCGACCTCCCAGTCCACGGTGTCGCCCGTGAGCTCGACGTCGACATCGGCCCCGGCGAAGCTCGAGACGAACTTGGTGAAGACCATCGGGTTCTCCGGGACGCTGAGCCCGGACTCCCCCGCGTGGCTGGCGTAGTTGAGACCGATCGCGAAGACCTGCGGCGGACGCGGGACCGCAGGGCCGAGCTGTCGTGCGTCGTACGCGACGCCCTCGGAGGCATCCTGGGTCGCAGCCCACGCCACGAAGTCGTCCCACACTTCGTAGACGGCTTGCGGATGCGAGGCGAAACGCCCCGCGCTGGCGCTCTCCACATCGAGGGCACGGTCGTCGGTGAGGAGGACGAGACGTCCGGAGAGGTTTGCGATACGCAACGCAGCCTGCTTTCGTGTCGAAGAGGAAGGGACGGAAACATCGGATGTCTCCGGCCGTTCTTGAACTCTAGCGCGTGAGGAAGTCGCGGATGCTCACGCCCAGTGCCCGGTCAGTCACGGCGCTCATGTGATTGCCGGGGATCTCGACGTAGCGGGCGAGCGGCATCGCATCCGCAAGTTCGGCACCGGATCCGAGTCCGTGGTCGTCGGCGCCGATCACGACGAGCGTTGGCGTCGTGATCTCGGCGAGCTCCGCCTCTGTCGCGCCGACCGAGGTGTCCAGAACGAGCCGCAGTGCAACGGGATCCCCGTCGTTCGTCTTGAGGAACGCCTCCGACCGCCACTC encodes the following:
- a CDS encoding aminoglycoside 3'-phosphotransferase — encoded protein: MTGESVPADVVPDSGTPAGSHDVRAFSGTPDASFAVPEPLTRRFGDDIDEVTWVNEVGGVTVRARVGDDIVFAKWAPPNSELDLEAEAERLAWAATFVRVPIVLDFRVDDDGEVLVTRGLSGANAVTERWRADPERAVRALGSGLRAFHDAVPVEGCPYSWSVSDRIARSRSEGIAERVAALDVLGPAPSIDRLVVCHADACAPNTLLADDGTVAGYVDLGRLGVADRWADIAIGAWSTEWNYGPGYTDLYYESYGVRPDAERIAFYRALWDAT
- the leuA gene encoding 2-isopropylmalate synthase, which encodes MKNTQQPSSMPIHRYRPFHEQIRVDLPDRTWPDARISKAPRWCAVDLRDGNQALIDPMSPERKRIMFDLLVRMGYKEIEVGFPSASQTDFDFVRSLIETGAIPDDVTIQVLTQARDHLIERTYEAIKGSKQAIVHLYNSTSVLQREVVFRTDQQGIVDIALHGARKCVEMESSVPGTTVYYEYSPESYTGTELEFAADICNQVLEIFAPTPERNVIINLPATVEMATPNVYADSIEWMSRHLNHRENVILSLHPHNDRGTAIAAAELGYMAGADRIEGCLFGNGERTGNVDIVALGVNLFTQGIDPQIDFSDIDGIKRTVEYCNQLPVNERHPWAGDLVFTAFSGSHQDAIKKGFEAMAARASDEGAEIDEIVWAVPYLPVDPKDLGRSYEAVIRVNSQSGKGGVAYLLKTDHSLDLPRKLQIEFSGVVQAKTDAEGGEVTSDALWAIFTDEYLPNVEQTEKWGRFEVQSTATTKDADGTVNLRVQLRDGDGVQWAEAGGNGPINAFLTLLADRGIDVSLYDYVEHTMSEGGDAQAASYVELQVGDQRLWGVGIDADTVAASLKAIVSAVNRAVRVGGVGSRQLASV
- a CDS encoding fumarylacetoacetate hydrolase family protein → MRIANLSGRLVLLTDDRALDVESASAGRFASHPQAVYEVWDDFVAWAATQDASEGVAYDARQLGPAVPRPPQVFAIGLNYASHAGESGLSVPENPMVFTKFVSSFAGADVDVELTGDTVDWEVELVAVIGKGGRDIAESDAWDHIAGLTIGQDISDRTVQFWGDPSQFSIGKSLKNFAPIGPAVVTLDELAQGSDRSDLAIGCTLTRADGTTEVLQNGRTRHMIFPIPTLVARLSALVELLPGDVIFTGTPDGVGLGRNPRVYLEAGQTVTSEIEGLGSIRQRFVAKA